The genomic stretch TTGTTCTGTGCTTTAATGGTGTAATGGTCTAGCAAtggactctttctctttctctttttcttccctctctgtctctctctctctctcctctctccctcacagctTCATCGCCGTGGAGCCCATCGATACCTACTGCGTGCTCATCTCCTCCAAGGTGGTGTACTTCCTTAAGCCGGGCGAGTTTGTGGACCGAGAGGCCATCTTCCTGGAGGTGAAGTACGACGACCTGTACCACTGCCTGGTGTCCAGGGACCACGGGAAGGTGTACGTGCAGCTCACCAAGAAGGCCGAGAGCACCAGCAGCGGCGTGGCCATCCCAGGGCCGTCACATCAGAAGCCCatggtgaggagtgtgtgtgtgtgtgtgtgtgtgtgtgtgtgtgtgtgtgtgtgtgtgtgtgtgtgtgtgtgtgtgagcatggtcGTGATGTCACACTTTGTGTGTGAAGTGACCACTGCATGGAGTATACTAAAACCTTCAAAAATATGATATTCATGTCTAATAAGAGCAGTCATCAAACAACAACGGACAATGGCTTGTGCTGTGTGACTTTGTTTTAGtctggctagtgtgtgtgtgtatgtgtgcatgtgtgtgttttggtagtGTAATGATCCCATGAAACTAGTGGTGTTGAAGTTGATGGAGAGCAAGATTGAGCGGGTCAGTGCACCTGAAACCCTGCTGAATGTGTGTtgattttcatttcacttcattaATGGTGTTTATTCGTATCCCCTGCCTTCCTCTGCCAGGTTCACGTGAAGAGCGAGAGCCTGGCTGTGAAAATCTCCCAAGAAGTCAACTATGCCAAGAGCCTTTACTACGAGCAGCAGCTGATGCTGCCGCCCAGCGACAACGAGGACAGCCTGCTGCTGGACTCCtaaaccccctcacacacacacaccaccaccaccaataaatctcatctctgctgctggactaacacccccccccccccactctccaaTCTCTGCTGCTGGACCCttcaacccccctcccctctccacacacacctcatacctgCTACTGGACTCCTAAGGCCCCCCCacagcaccacctcctcctcaccgCTGTTGGCTGGCAGGTGCGGCTCCTACACTACGCTCACCACTAGCCctgacctctctgtctctgttctgtttctgAGCACCCCTAACGATCACTGTTAAAGACGTCCGCCCCAATGCCAAGACAAGACTTTTCTTTTGGTTAGTGTTTTTGGTTTATGCAATACAGACCTGTGGAGAGGGTCTTGTGTATGCCCCCATCAAGCACATTAGATGAAATACtatatgtataaaaaaaaaagaaataagaatATGCAATTATTTTATCAAgtgacatggaaaaaaaaaagattattttgGTTTTACAAATTTGTTTATAAGATTGCAAGTGATTGCAGTTGCTAGACGTGCACATAGTCTTATAAATGTTTgtgtataaataaatatgtacatacGTATAGCTGAACACCAACACTATCTGCCCTGTACATATCTGTGGTAAAACAAATAATTATGAAGGTTTATATTGAAGTGAAcacataaaagtaaaaaaaaaaaaaaaaaaaaaaaaaacacctcaataacacaaaatgaacaaatgCTGTACAAAACTgccttgaaaatgttttttttctctctgtgtatgaagggtttttttcttgtgtgtgtgtgtgtgtttgagtgagagtgtgtatgtgtgtgtgagagatcacTCATAAATTGCACTGACTGTAGACGTGGAGAACTTGTGGTTCACAGCCCACACTGACACAGGGACATGATGACCTAATCGCCCTCACTCACCCCACCCGCCATCTCGCTCTCACGCCCTCTTCATCAccctctcatcctcttcctcaccctctcACTGCCCACTGTATCatcatctttctccctctctcatcctcaccctctcatcttcttcctcactctcactgCCCACTCCTGCTTGGGTCACCTGCACAATCGCCAGCTATGGAGTGCTTCAGatgtctttctttcctttcaatCGATTTAGTATTTGAAGGATTTATACTTTATAAGGATGAACTCTTCCTTGAGAGAAAaagcatgtgtgcgcgtgtgtgcgggcgagcttgtgtgtgtgcgtgtgtgcgtgtgtgcgtgtgtgcgtgtgtgcgtgcgtgcgtgcgtgcgtgcgtgcgtgcgtgcgtgcgtgcgtgcgtgcgtgtgtgtgtgcgtgcgtgcgaatGCTGTCCCCATCTCTGCTGTAAAGGGACTCTCCTTTTTTGGGGGTAGGTTGCCCGTTTATCCAAAGCTTGTGAAGATAGCTAGTGAGGAGTGCTTGAGCTTCTTAATAAACTGACCTTGATGTGAAGTGCAGaactattattttattttattttgttcctttccttctcttcgctctctctctctctgcttctaaTAAAGAACCGCTGCTCAGCAGTGTTCCAGACCAACGTTCTGTGCCTTTTATTCATGTGTTACTGGACGTGTTTTTGAGCTTTCCCAAGCGCAGTAAATCCTCCGTCTGTTTTGCAAATATCGGGGTCAACGCTGCTCCCGTGTCTCTGTAGTTTCTGCATATCCCAGCTCATTCCAGCCCTCCGCTCATGTCAAGGTTTTCATCCATCAACATGTCCCCAAATGCTATCATAGAGGCTTCTTTTGATGTGAGATCTGTGGTGATAGGATGTATGGAGCCACTGCTCTGCACCTTCATCCTTATGCAGGTGAATCAATCATACTCTTGATTAAATCTGCCTCTAGATTAGTCTTTAAGGAGTGACTCGTAAAAGGCAGATGTAGTTATGTACATATCTACGGTGTTTCATGAAAGGCAATAATAAATAGTGTAGCACTGAAAAGAGTGAGTATTAGATGGCtttgccagttttttttttttttttttttttttttttaataaactgtTTTCTTCTTGGGTGACTGGGGTAAAAAAATATTGACATATCACAGTTCAATTTACTTCACTTGAGTAAATTGAATTTTAAAATTCTGTTTGTCCTTGATTTGATTTCATGGTATCTTttagagttgtttttttttcttctacgAAGGACCCCGTGAGAAGAGCAGTCTTTCCCAACAATCTCCCTTGACTACAGGCAGGAAGTGGCTATCGCCAGTGACCTGGGAATTGTGTTATGACCTCCCAGCACTCCGCTCTGTTCGGACCCATTAACCAACGAGAACACTTAAGTGCTGCTTTACGTGGCCCTTTGATGTTCATTTCCCAACATTTTTCCCCCGAAAGCTTAAAACACTTGCCAGTGTAAAAGATCAATTCACTAGAAATGTACCTTTGGTGTTAGGCTGCTTTGTTTATCTTTCACATTTTACATGTTACTGATAGGCAGGTCAAATAGTAACAGTTTAGACCTTTGTTGTTGTAATGTATTCCaccaaagaaagacagaaaagatgtgtactttttcttttgttttataTATACAGAGCATTGTATCTGTGCAAAAAAAGGCATTTGAGCTCACTAACATGACTTTAGACCTCATAGAGCTTTTCAATGTTATGTCTTACTCAAAATAATAGCTAAGATATGTGATCATGCAGTCTGAGAAATTTGTTTTGTGTGACTTTTCCAAAATGTATATATTGTAAAGGTTGATAATAAAACTAAATGAAATCATTGTTCACTGCAATAGTGTCAAGTGGTGTGTCATTGATCCTGTATGATTGACTTCGCTTTAATCATATACTGTAAAAAGGTGTCATTACATGACAGTCTGAAGTGGGTCCCAAGGAAACGTTTATTTAAAGATGAAGACATATAAAGACGTTGTTAGGCCCATTGTTTTTCTAGAATATTCTTATCCAAATATCTTTCAGGctgttgatttatttttttgtcataaaTCAACACAAATCATAACAAATAAGTTGCCTCATAGCTGGTAGTGATTGTTTTCACAGTCCACTCTAGAATGTCATGAATGCTTCGAATGATTTTgacaagcactttttaaggaatGTACTTTGGCTCATGTTTGAGGTAGACCCTCCAAGCACTTGCCACCAGCAGCGTGGCAAAAACAgagctagttgtgtgtgtgtgtgtgtgtgtgtgtgtgtgtgtgtgtgtgtgtgtgtgtgtgtgtgtgtgtttgtgtgtgggttgtgggtagttgtggggtgggggggggctccCGAGAGTTCAACAGTCTTACATTCCAGTGCACTAACCTTAATTCTTCTTCCTGATTGGCAGGCTAATGGCGGCTGTGAGGTCTGCCCCTGACCAGGAGAGTGGCCCTGAGTGCGTTTGTCTCTCTTCCCAGAGCACGCTCATTCTGGGTGATGAATACGCGCCCTGCCATCAAGAGAAGGCCTGGGAGAGTAGCCATGGGCTGGCTGGCTCATGCCTGGTTTCTTTTTGCAGTTGCCCAAAGAACTGTGCCAGTTGGGCGGTTTTGGAGAGCGGATGTGAGTTTCACTGGACATCAAGACCAGTCCACCTAAGCTGTTTATTTACCTCCATTAGCCTCCAGATGGTCTATGAAATGATGTTTATCAAAGACAAACTGGACCTGCAGGAGTGTCTGTGCAATGCATTGGTTGACCAGCTTTACGTAGCCTCAAAGGACTCCCAAAATGGGTATTTATGAAGGTCATAAAAGTTGGCTATGAATTGCCCATTGTGACATAAAAGGCCcctttcccccccctcctctgaaTCGTTTCACATAAAAACCTCTACAACAATAAACATGCTACCATGAAGGGTGAGGTATTCTATTAAAACACATTCAAGGACAATTTGTCAAATGGAGCCATAACATATGTCCTGCAAATGCCCTCAACGGCTGTTGAGTCCTTTTTCTTTTCCACCTGTTGCTGAGCTCATGAAACGGCCTGATTGCCTTGGGTAAAGAGTTCAGCCTAGGGTGAGCTGTCTGTCCAACATACTCCTCAAATTTATCTACTATTTGGCTAACCTTGCACTGAACTCCCCCCCGGAGATTTGAGCTGTCTtttccaacacacatgcactccgCAGTGCAAGCTCCCCTGACCCTGTTCCCCTATTCTTGAAGCTGTCTAAACTCCAATGGCGGCTTCCCAGAAAACGTATTCCCTCAGGCCAGATCGGTATGAGCTACCGTACTGTGCAAATTTCTCTGTAAACAGACAAAAGGATGGAGCTGAAAAATGTTTATGTAAAACAAAATCCTATGGAAAAATGAGTCCGGAGTGTACCAGAAAATGGCTGGCTGTGGAAGTCTGGTAAACTTTTAGTGATTGACTAAGTagatgttcagttcagttctttCACCATTGTGTGGATCTCTCTCtatgttttctctttttccagCAAATATAAGAAAACGTTTTCACCAACCACAAGGCCTAACAGGGTCCTTGAAGTCTTATCAATCTGTCTCATCTTAATGTGCACAGCACCCAAGCCACACTTTTTTAGATGAGAAAGATGGCACTGGTTTCCTCTTAATCTATTGGTCTGAATGCTGCCTGAATGTTCCCTATCGACCAGTCTCACAAATATCCCCTTTTCAATATTTCTTATAAAGTTTCTGTTTTGATGTGAGGCCGGCAGAGAAGGGGTGGGCGTGCATTACCaaaaacagaagagaggaattctctcagtctctctctctttctctccagaaCTTGCTGCTGCTGATAGAATGGAATGGGACTAATGCTTGGAGGTAACTGCCCATGGGAAAGGGTGGACAGACCCCCCCTTACGCCCCCAAAACACCCCCCAGACTGCCTCCCGCGGGGACTACCTTCCCAGCATCCGCTGCCTTTGAGAACCCAATGTTATGACAACTCTTCAACTAAGGCATTGTGAGCTCATGATTGGCCAGGCTGTAACAAAGGAATGCTGAGcgtgaaaaaaacaaactctTGTGATGTTCGCCAGAGCACAAATAAgcacacccagagagacagCAACCCACAGCCTGCTCTCTCGTGCcccgtaaacaaacacacatacacacacacacacataatatatcAACTCACTACACCGCATGTCAGGATTAAATACCATATTTATTCAATATTAGCATCAATATTGATAAATGAGATGTATTTATTatgtgcaaacaaacaaacaaacaaaaaaaaaacgttcagatgcatttttattaaaaaaaaaaaaaaaaaaaaaacctttaaaaaaagattaaaattTGTTAAAAATCTACAACGTATAACCCAAGCCAACCCAGACATGGGCATCTAGTGGGTAGAACTCCTTCAATGAAACacatgtctcttttttttttcataagccGCCTCTCCAAACAGTATCCCAGTCTGAAGCAGGATTTCACAGAGGAGTACAATGTGGACCAAGGATATGTACCGTTCAGTCAAGAGCTTCAAGGTTCCTGGTGATAGCAACTAAGATCATGAAGCCCTTTTAACATAGGCGATATGGTTGTAAAAAGACTGTATGGCGATTCTAAGACCCCTGTGGCCACCATCTTGCTCAAACGAGAGAGTGTGTACGCTGTGTTTTTGCTTTCCTTCTTTTCAGTGCACACAAGCTCATGATGTCTTGTTTCCTTTTGATTGCCTGTCGCATGTCGACGCCGTCTAAGTTCTTCCCTTGAATGTGTTCATGCAGGTGTAGCTCCCCGCAAATCGCTGGATCTCCTCCAACGCGGCCAAAGGCAAGAGGCTGTTGAGACAATAAACAACAGATGCTAACATCAGTCAGCGAGTCTGATCAAAGGCCccctaaaaacaaacaagaacgCCTCTGATATTAGATTGATGAAGAtggataattgtgtgtgtagtttgtttgtttgtttgtttgtttgttgccatGACGTTGAACTGTGATAAGTATGTTCTGACATCTTCAAACGGATGGAGCGGACATAACATCCAAGTTCAATAAGATGAGCTATTGAAATGTTATGTAAAGATCAAAGTGGGTATATGTCTGCTGGAGACACTCACTTCTTAAGGATGATGAGGATATGCATGGTCCAGGGCAGATACACAAACGCTTTATTAGTCCTGACTCCATCTACAGTGCGCTGAGCCACCACCTCAGGCTTCAGTGGAGGGAAGAGCTGCGGAAACctgggagagaacagagaacgtTAGAACTTAGAACACACGCAGGACAGAGATTGCAACTAGACTTCACTTTACTGTTCACAAGAAGAGCTCTGCGAATCCACTCAACAAATCGGACCATTTCTCTATCAATCACACCATCTCCAGTCTTGCAACACTTATCCCGATTAAATAATTCTTTATGTTTATCGATGCATAAATCAAACGGttctttgtctttgtacttgtactctgcaaaTTGTGTGGCaagagcaggcttcactcagtctcttatGTCCTTTTTAGAGTGCTTGGCCAAACGTATATTTTACaatcaaagaagaaaaaaggcagCACTTTGCTTACAAACTTGTTTATTGCACAGACGCGTTTTGGCTTAGAGCCTTCCTCAGTATGCTGAACCGTGAAACGCGTCTGTGCAGTAAACACGCTTGTAGGCAAAGTGCggccttttttcttctttacttcttctctgcacaatgacagtaaagttgaatctaatctaatctaatctaatctaaacagAATAAAACGTTGCTGTGTGCAGACACACTCCCGTTGCCCCCTTGTGCTGTCCCACGTACCTGACCCTCATCCCCTGGAACATCTCCGTGTTGGTGTGGAAGGGCAGGACGGTGGTGCAGCCCACGCCCGGACAGTCCAGCAGCCCGAGCGTCAGGCTCTCCATGAAGGCCAGCGAGGAGGCCTTGGAGGTGCAGTAGTCGATGGCCCCGGGGATGGCCGAGACCGAGAGGATGGAGTTGATGCACACCACGTGGCCGTTACGCAGCTCCAGCATTCGGGGCAGGAAGGCCTTCGTGGTCTgaggaacggagagagagagagagagagagagagagagagacagagagagagagagagagagagagagagagagagagagaggaggaacaagAGGGTCAGAATGAGAGAGGCACGACACTTTATTCTGTGTGGTCAAGCCATTTGGATATGGCTTTCCCCTCCCCTACACTACCCTTGAGACGGAGGCATTTCCAAAGGCAACAAGAGCAAAGGTGAGATTTCTGATTGAATACACAGACTCTCCtggtttatgcgtgtgtgtgtgtgtttatgtgtgcgtgtgcgtgtgagtgtgtgtgtgtgtgtgtgtgtgtgtgtgtgtgtgtgtgtgtgtgtgtgtgtgtgtgtgtgtgtgtgtgtgtgtgtgtgtgtgtgtgtgcgtgtgtgtgcgcggaggGGATAGCGGATGGTGTAGCAGGGGCGAGCGGtgtggggggtgaggagggggaaTCTGCTTGCGGTCCCGGCCATCGGGAGAGAGCTCAACCCTACGGGCCAACTGCAGGTTCTGATCCCTTTCGCAGATGTCTGCGCTTCACCCCGGCCCTCATCCTGCAGACAGGCGCGCGCGTTTGATCTCGGCTCAGATGATGAACGGCCGGGCCGCCACTCTCGGCGCATACAGCTCGGCCTCTGTCATTCAACGTTATATCAAAGACGCCCCCCGGAGGGAGGCCAGACTAATTGAGAATGCTAAAAGGAGCCGAGGACCGTTAGGAAATCGAGAGACAGATCGACATTATCGCGCCTTTGTCCTTCGCCAGTCCCCCCCCCGGCCATCGGTGTCCTCGtatgctgtctgtctgtttcaccATCTCTCCGCTGTTCGCAACTTCGGTATTTTATTGAAAACAAGGGTGCTCGGAGGCTGCTTTGAAGTATGTCCAGTGACTGGGTTTGTTTAAGAAACTGCACCGAGTGGTTCTGCTTATTTCACGAGAGGAATGCACTGTTTAGTGCTGACCTCTGATTTTTTGGCAAAAACTCCCCATAACCACAAAGCACATGGCCTGTGAACTAAAATAAGCCAACTGACAAGAATGTTATTCTGCATGTTCCATAAGTGTATACATTGTTCATGGGGTTTATGTTAGGATATATACGGATGAGAATCCGGGGTTCATGTTAGGATATACGGATGAGAATCCGGGGTTCGTGTTAGGATATACGGATGAGAATCCGGGGTTCGTGTAAGGATATACGGATGAGAATCCGGGGTTCGTGTTAGGATATACGGATGAGAATCCGGGGTTCGTGTTAGGATATACGGATGAGAATCCGGGGTTCGTGTTAGGATATACGGATGAGAATCCGGGGTTCGTGTTAGGATATACGGATGAGAATCCGGGGTTCGTGTTAGGATATACGGATGAGAATCCGGGGTTCGTGTAAGGATATACGGATGAGAATCCGGGGTTCGTGTAAGGATATACGGATGAGAATCCGGGGTTCGTGTTAGGATATACGGATGAGAATCCGGGGTTCGTGTTAGGATATACGGATGAGAATATCATTTGGCTGCTCACCCAAAACTGGCCTAACGTGTTGATGTGCTGCGTCTTCAGGAGAGCGTCGTCATCGCTGTCCATTAGACTCTTCCCGTGGACCACAGCTGCGTTATTGACCAGAATAGTGACGTCACCAACCTGGACAACCAAACAGAGAACAGATCAACGTTCACATCCCAAGACACACATTTATTATATTTTACATCTTTTATTTTCCCCATCGATAAGAAGAATAAATCATTCCTTATTGGAGTACTTCGAATTAGAAGTCAAAATTCCTTACTGATTTACAGGACATGAAACATAAATGTCAGAATTCCCATTCTAAATTGGAACCTGTACCTTCTCCCTGAGGACCTTGGCCTGCCGGTACACCTCCTCCCGGTTGCCCACGTCGCACACAAAGTAGTGGCTCTCCGTGCCCAGCAACGTGAGCTCCTCGCTGGTCTCCTTCAGACACTTCTCTGTGCGGCCCCACAAGATCACCTGCCACaggggaccagagagagagagagacagagacagagagagagagagacagagagagagagagggacagagagaaaaagagacactgTCATTGTCACATTCCTCTGTCGACAGGCCAGCCCGGGAGACACGAAGACAAACGataagagagggtggggggagtgacCGTGGAGAGAAATCAGATTAGACCCAGCAAACACTGAGGTTAAAACCACACCATTCATCATGCTGGATGGAACGGCAGTGCAATCCAAGACCAATGTGTTCTTCCAAGAAAAGCCATGCACAGATTTATTcccgatctctctctttctctttctctttctcgctcctctcactctgcttctctctctctctatccccctctcctctggatGAGCTCCACAGAGGGACTTTCAACATGAATGAGCTGGCCAGGGAGAGAGTGACGGAGCTGACGGGTCAGTTGGTAAAGAGCGGCTCAGGCGTTGGCGATTAGATCTGCCATTCTGTGGGGTCAGGGAGAGGTAATGAACACAAGCGTGaacccctttctcctcctcctcccccctcctcctcctccacctcctcctccctccctccctccctcctcctcctcctccacctccctgccctcatctctctcacacagtctcAAAGAGATTACACGGCTCAGTCGGCCGGCGAGCCCCACAATTTTCTGGTCACGGATTCTCAAACAGTACGTGTGCGCAGGggcacaggcagagagagagagagagagggagagagagagagagagagagagagagagagagagagggagagagagagagagagagagagagagggagagagggagagagagagggagagagagagagagagagagagcgctccaCTCATCAGTCG from Sardina pilchardus chromosome 7, fSarPil1.1, whole genome shotgun sequence encodes the following:
- the dhrs3a gene encoding short-chain dehydrogenase/reductase 3a encodes the protein MMELQNLCSIVLLPIQMLYSILKAGMSLLLSCKGRDLSGDVVLITGGGRGIGRHLAHEFAKQGAKKVILWGRTEKCLKETSEELTLLGTESHYFVCDVGNREEVYRQAKVLREKVGDVTILVNNAAVVHGKSLMDSDDDALLKTQHINTLGQFWTTKAFLPRMLELRNGHVVCINSILSVSAIPGAIDYCTSKASSLAFMESLTLGLLDCPGVGCTTVLPFHTNTEMFQGMRVRFPQLFPPLKPEVVAQRTVDGVRTNKAFVYLPWTMHILIILKNLLPLAALEEIQRFAGSYTCMNTFKGRT